The following coding sequences are from one Triticum dicoccoides isolate Atlit2015 ecotype Zavitan chromosome 4A, WEW_v2.0, whole genome shotgun sequence window:
- the LOC119285002 gene encoding heptahelical transmembrane protein ADIPOR3-like isoform X2: protein MKEDIVTVIAPHFIRPISRWPFFAFLGGAMFCLLASSTCHLLSCHSRRLAYIMLRLDYAGIAALIATSFYPPVYYSFLCHPFFCNLYLSFITILGLATIAFSLLPVFQNPEFRTIRACLFFGMGASGVIPVFHKLILFWHQPEALITTGYEILMGLFYGVGALVYATRVPERWMPGKFDIAGHSHQLFHVLVVAGAYTHYHAGLLYLKWRDQQGC from the coding sequence ATGAAGGAGGATATTGTAACTGTAATTGCACCACACTTTATTAGGCCGATCTCTAGGTGGCCGTTCTTTGCCTTCTTGGGAGGAGCCATGTTTTGCCTTCTTGCCAGCAGCACATGCCACCTTCTGTCCTGCCACTCTCGCCGCCTTGCATATATCATGCTTCGGCTCGACTATGCGGGCATTGCAGCTCTTATCGCCACTTCTTTCTACCCTCCAGTATACTACTCTTTCCTGTGCCATCCTTTCTTTTGCAACCTGTACCTCAGCTTCATAACTATTCTAGGATTAGCAACTATCGCGTTCTCTCTGCTCCCGGTCTTCCAGAACCCGGAATTCCGAACTATACGGGCGTGCCTCTTCTTTGGCATGGGAGCTTCAGGTGTGATCCCTGTTTTTCACAAGTTGATCCTTTTTTGGCACCAACCAGAGGCACTGATCACTACCGGATATGAAATTTTGATGGGGCTGTTCTACGGTGTTGGAGCATTGGTGTACGCGACTCGGGTGCCTGAACGCTGGATGCCCGGGAAGTTTGACATTGCTGGGCACAGCCACCAGCTCTTCCATGTCTTGGTCGTTGCTGGAGCCTACACCCACTACCATGCAGGGCTGTTGTACCTCAAGTGGAGAGATCAGCAGGGCTGCTAA
- the LOC119285003 gene encoding lecithin-cholesterol acyltransferase-like 1 — protein sequence MAPAELFSFFGTNNNTAPRLLLVAHVSARSQNIAHMDLSRLIAVAVLLGALRPLLSHCAGDVEGLHPLVLVPGYGSNLLEARLTAAYEPPAPGCGKGNGWFRLWPIKQTAMQDPRQVPCFVDQMSLVYDAVADDYGNVAGVVTRVPLFGSTRGLIGWDPLLRELEAAGYRDGESLFAVPYDFRYSVAPRGHPSAEGACNFDEFTRLVERASSLSQGRPVVVAAHSFGCALTYQFLLGRPLAWRRRFVKRVVFVASALGGFSEGMNDLAAGTDYGLPNVARPARVRLARSQQSALWRLPTPAVFGDRPLVVTKNATYTAHNIAEFFEAVGFPEGVRPYVTRVLPAWEALPAPMVPVTSIIGVGVSTPETFVYGEDGFAGTPEVVYGDGDGDINMVSLVAIEKEWSGVEGQVLTVVRLPGVRHDGFFSVGFALEKVVAEILEAAGTIELHPKIGRVQIDAGPVWKEDRCRVHEGLYNASSNAFLEVL from the exons ATGGCACCGGCTGAATTGTTCTCCTTTTTTGGTACCAATAATAATACAGCACCGCGGCTGTTGTTGGTGGCTCATGTCTCTGCTCGGTCGCAAAATATCGCTCACATGGATCTATCTAGGCTCATCGCCGTGGCCGTGCTCCTCGGCGCCTTGCGCCCGCTCCTGAGCCACTGCGCCGGCGACGTCGAGGGCCTACACCCGCTCGTGCTGGTGCCAGGGTACGGGTCCAACCTGCTCGAGGCGCGGCTGACGGCGGCGTACGAGCCGCCGGCGCCCGGCTGCGGTAAGGGGAATGGGTGGTTCCGGCTGTGGCCGATCAAGCAGACGGCGATGCAGGACCCCCGCCAGGTCCCGTGCTTCGTGGACCAGATGAGCCTCGTCTACGACGCCGTCGCCGACGACTACGGCAACGTTGCCGGCGTCGTGACCCGGGTCCCGCTCTTCGGCTCCACGCGCGGCTTAATTGG gtgggaccccctgCTGCGGGAGCTGGAGGCCGCGGGCTACCGCGACGGCGAGAGCCTCTTCGCCGTGCCGTACGACTTCCGCTACTCCGTCGCGCCGCGCGGCCACCCGTCCGCGGAGGGCGCCTGCAACTTCGACGAGTTCACGCGGCTCGTCGAAAGGGCGAGCTCGCTCAGCCAGGGACGGCCGGTCGTCGTCGCCGCGCACAGCTTCGGCTGCGCGCTCACCTACCAGTTCCTCCTCGGCCGCCCGCTCGCCTGGCGCCGGCGCTTCGTGAAGCGCGTCGTCTTCGTCGCCTCCGCGCTCGGCGGCTTCTCGGAGGGGATGAACGACCTGGCCGCCGGCACGGACTACGGCCTGCCGAACGTCGCGCGGCCGGCGAGGGTCCGGCTGGCGCGGAGCCAGCAGAGCGCGCTCTGGCGCCTGCCCACGCCGGCGGTGTTCGGGGACCGGCCGCTGGTGGTGACCAAGAACGCGACGTACACGGCACACAACATTGCGGAGTTCTTCGAGGCCGTCGGCTTCCCGGAAGGGGTCCGGCCGTACGTGACGCGGGTGCTGCCAGCATGGGAGGCGCTGCCGGCGCCGATGGTGCCGGTGACCAGCATCATCGGGGTcggcgtcagcacgccggagacgttCGTGTACGGGGAAGACGGGTTCGCGGGGACCCCGGAGGTGGTGtacggcgacggcgatggcgacatAAACATGGTGAGTCTGGTGGCCATCGAGAAGGAGTGGTCTGGGGTGGAAGGCCAGGTTCTGACGGTGGTCAGGTTGCCCGGCGTTCGTCACGATGGCTTCTTCAGCGTTGGTTTCGCTCTGGAAAAAGTGGTTGCTGAAATACTCGAGGCTGCTGGAACTATAGAACTCCATCCGAAGATTGGCCGAGTGCAGATCGATGCAGGTCCCGTCTGGAAGGAAGATAGATGTAGAGTGCACGAAGGCCTTTATAATGCTTCGAGTAATGCGTTTTTGGAGGTGCTCTGA
- the LOC119285002 gene encoding heptahelical transmembrane protein ADIPOR3-like isoform X1: MARHRANETRVPKRRAVRGCCAKSGVEGRGRTEARPPRRDRRADATQAEAERGKRYNPPQAAGASSGSRAADIRTGRHNTRAERVVRSLSPGGLLPGPLAMATATAAAVWEEEAEVERPMLEEEGKGKQGKGRRYGLVDYRALPAYMRDNEYILRYYRCEWPLPQVLLSVFSIHNETLNVWTHLIGFFIFLSLTIYTATKVPNVDLQSLQNLPDILRNADLHKIQAELAACLPSLPHFSDLQKMKDELRSSWNSIDVLPSISRWRLLELLSNCLPDRFTHSNETNLSVLESMKEDIVTVIAPHFIRPISRWPFFAFLGGAMFCLLASSTCHLLSCHSRRLAYIMLRLDYAGIAALIATSFYPPVYYSFLCHPFFCNLYLSFITILGLATIAFSLLPVFQNPEFRTIRACLFFGMGASGVIPVFHKLILFWHQPEALITTGYEILMGLFYGVGALVYATRVPERWMPGKFDIAGHSHQLFHVLVVAGAYTHYHAGLLYLKWRDQQGC, from the exons ATGGCACGCCACCGCGCCAACGAAACAAGAGTCCCAAAACGGCGTGCCGTCAGAGGCTGCTGTGCTAAATCTGGGGTGGAGGGGAGGGGACGCACCGAGGCGCGGCCGCCTCGCCGAGATCGACGGGCCGACGCAACCCAGGCCGAGGCCGAGCGAGGGAAGCGATACAACCCACCACAAGCAGCGGGCGCGTCGTCGGGTTCGCGTGCGGCGGATATTCGGACGGGGCGGCATAACACCCGGGCCGAACGGGTCGTGCGCTCTCTCTCTCCCGGCGGTCTTCTCCCCGGCCCtctggcgatggcgacggcgacggcggcggcggtgtgggaggaggaggcggaggtggagaggCCGATGCtggaggaggaggggaaggggaagcAGGGCAAGGGGCGGCGCTACGGCCTCGTCGACTACCGGGCGCTGCCGGCCTACATGCGCGACAACGAGTACATCCTGCGCTACTACCGCTGCGAGTGGCCGCTCCCGCAGGTGCTCCTCTCCGTCTTCTCCATCCACAACGAGACCCTCAACGTCTGGAC GCACTTGATAGGATTCTTCATCTTCCTTTCTTTGACCATATATACTGCAACAAAAGTTCCAAATGTGGATCTTCAGAGCCTGCAGAATTTACCTGATATACTTAGGAATGCTGATCTTCATAAGATTCAGGCAGAGCTTGCGGCATGCCTTCCTTCATTACCTCACTTTTCTGATCTGCAAAAGATGAAGGATGAATTGAGAAGCTCATGGAATTCTATCGATGTGCTTCCGTCAATATCTCGTTGGCGTCTCTTGGAATTACTCTCAAATTGCTTGCCTGACAGATTTACCCATTCCAACGAAACTAATCTTTCTGTTCTT GAAAGCATGAAGGAGGATATTGTAACTGTAATTGCACCACACTTTATTAGGCCGATCTCTAGGTGGCCGTTCTTTGCCTTCTTGGGAGGAGCCATGTTTTGCCTTCTTGCCAGCAGCACATGCCACCTTCTGTCCTGCCACTCTCGCCGCCTTGCATATATCATGCTTCGGCTCGACTATGCGGGCATTGCAGCTCTTATCGCCACTTCTTTCTACCCTCCAGTATACTACTCTTTCCTGTGCCATCCTTTCTTTTGCAACCTGTACCTCAGCTTCATAACTATTCTAGGATTAGCAACTATCGCGTTCTCTCTGCTCCCGGTCTTCCAGAACCCGGAATTCCGAACTATACGGGCGTGCCTCTTCTTTGGCATGGGAGCTTCAGGTGTGATCCCTGTTTTTCACAAGTTGATCCTTTTTTGGCACCAACCAGAGGCACTGATCACTACCGGATATGAAATTTTGATGGGGCTGTTCTACGGTGTTGGAGCATTGGTGTACGCGACTCGGGTGCCTGAACGCTGGATGCCCGGGAAGTTTGACATTGCTGGGCACAGCCACCAGCTCTTCCATGTCTTGGTCGTTGCTGGAGCCTACACCCACTACCATGCAGGGCTGTTGTACCTCAAGTGGAGAGATCAGCAGGGCTGCTAA